In Diorhabda sublineata isolate icDioSubl1.1 chromosome 4, icDioSubl1.1, whole genome shotgun sequence, a single window of DNA contains:
- the LOC130442565 gene encoding guanine nucleotide exchange factor subunit Rich isoform X1, whose protein sequence is MYFPVGWPKVIKTPELGDSTIKHITSNRDRILFAIITDDCLGIWFCRPCVPIVFHRRSRISIEKFGTNVLTEWKPDSSMIVIATSEGHLLFYNIEVPPDRKGLYNQTDSPLANLRRESAELFIKETIPPLKLTLIKEITVWDGRITGVVCITMTEIMLSTTNNHVLRYKWDGNQNRDYALDLRRIPFCINQQVAKAVPIVEENVHIIDIEYSPLVGGFSIVLNDNRAAFLTAPSLKFDPNQVQGIWAQGIDDATCTVINHKFRLITFGRLNSECIVYTIDETTGGLELSHGCVLSSKDYPGDPGAVEEVLWTPDGCALVASWSKGGIALWSTFGALLMCSLGWDYGLNIDLEKFNPLRISCMEFATEGYQLWMIRENTASETDLIQLDFVKSALAINPCMSHQSHLYLQGEDKLYINSANTFIRVFSGKTKKEDFFGENISTTLAEGRQWLVVPVPSIYYSTNWPVRYSAIDSDGLGIAIAGRTGLAHYSILSRRWKLFGNETQEKDFIVAGGLLWWRDYMVMGCYSILDNGEELRFYPRESKLDNKFAKIVSVPAPILLINILSDQLITLGSNAQVCIWQLQLNDNVGDVVVTKSQVVDISALAIHPACIASVTLTSLRTETVRGHHNVSESILLNVSGRLLLVQREFRHGEKYGCLLPTVLASCVENVWVPRRRRLEKAHLTEAMWLFCGSHGMRVWLPLYPRDGDKTHTFMSKRIMLPFHLRVYPLAILFEDAIILGVENDTVLYTSDSNSPFSLPLCVLQRTSQVYLHQILRQLIRRNLGYHAWEIARSCMSLPYFPHSLELLLHEVLEEEATSKEPIPDAQLPSVLEFIMEYPVYLQTVVQCARKTEIALWPYLFSVAGKPKDLFQECLLKGQLDTAASYLIILQNLETSSVSRQYATLLLNTALDKSKWKLAKDLVRFLRAIDPNDVEYDSPRTSFILPTKLGMPPSTPSVSPNAEDLSLILGNVQGPRVRSYSTTISPKLVERSNSSSGHVNPPLESDRKKSVPNSTGNTKNDKCAKSSASEEFFIDVILQKHARRLLSQCRLTDLGYFAAYLDFHLVNWLGKERERAARVEDFVKTLKLLHEDFRWPYPTANLPITKKSVSSPIADVEEQLRCLKMDAAFCSRIGDSGYTSFQGIPYAGVVSPVNTLDRLSRMEETDIEERIIADADKIEDVEQKKICDDGFKSTTLNSAVEESVMSTASSVWGEERDFVLPGIDNWEVPSAKLLEQLSNNDKKGSQRSEVQLRYLLQLFIEANCLEWSLVFSILLRDAMAVLRIVNAAKSHDQSVETVSRLRQGLLIINYWTNTECLGYSTFMSAIFNQTSILTKILETKVQQQIKQQQTTPKPTRSRKSSSNFDGNNLQTSIKDKGHPVQNDDSIERRAIDDVIENNETADKDNAAPNNTGCIVS, encoded by the exons ATGTATTTCCCAGTGGGTTGGCCGAAAGTTATAAAAACACCTGAACTGGGTGATTCTACAATAAAACACATAACTTCTAATAGAGATAGAATATTATTTGCTATTATAACTGATGATTGCTTAGGAATATGGTTTTGTAGG CCTTGCGTACCAATAGTTTTCCATCGACGTTCCCGAATATCCATAGAGAAATTCGGAACGAATGTTCTAACAGAATGGAAACCAGATTCAAGTATGATAGTTATAGCT acTTCAGAGGGTCATTTACTGTTTTACAACATAGAAGTCCCCCCGGATCGAAAAGGTCTCTACAACCAAACCGATTCACCCCTTGCGAATCTTCGTAGAGAAAGCGCCGAATTATTCATAAAAGAAACAATTCCGCCCCTAAAATTAACCCTAATCAAGGAAATTACAGTATGGGACGGTCGAATAACAGGAGTGGTATGTATTACCATGACGGAAATAATGTTATCCACCACAAACAACCATGTATTGAGGTACAAATGGGATGGTAACCAAAATAGGGATTACGCTTTGGATTTACGTCGTATTCCGTTCTGTATAAACCAACAAGTGGCTAAAGCAGTTCCTATAGTAGAAGAAAACGTCCATATCATCGATATAGAATACTCCCCTTTAGTTGGGGGTTTTTCTATAGTGTTGAATGATAATAGGGCGGCTTTTCTGACTGCTCCTTCATTAAAATTCGATCCAAATCAAGTACAAGGTATCTGGGCGCAGGGAATCGACGACGCTACTTGTACCGTCATTAATCACAAGTTCAGGTTGATTACATTTGGTCGTTTAAACTCTGAATGCATCGTTTATACTATAGATGAGACAACCGGTGGTTTAGAACTATCCCACGGTTGTGTATTGAGCAGTAAAGACTACCCTGGTGACCCCG GAGCTGTAGAAGAAGTGTTATGGACTCCAGACGGTTGTGCTCTAGTAGCTTCCTGGTCAAAAGGCGGTATAGCCTTATGGTCGACTTTCGGGGCGTTGTTAATGTGTTCTTTGGGTTGGGATTACGGTTTGAACATCGATTTGGAGAAATTTAATCCTTTGAGGATATCCTGTATGGAATTCGCCACCGAAGGGTATCAATTGTGGATGATAAGGGAGAATACCGCTTCAGAAACTGATCTAATCCAATTGGATTTCGTTAAAAGTGCCTTGGCTATTAATCCGTGTATG aGCCATCAAAGTCATTTGTATCTACAGGGGGAGGATAAATTGTATATCAATTCGGCAAATACTTTCATTAGAGTTTTTTCGGGGAAAacgaaaaaagaagatttttttggGGAAAATATATCGACTACTTTAGCGGAGGGTCGTCAATGGTTGGTAGTACCGGTACCGTCGATTTATTATTCGACGAATTGGCCCGTCAGGTATTCAGCTATCGATTCTGATGGACTGGGTATTGCTATAGCTG GTAGGACCGGACTGGCCCATTATTCGATTTTGTCGAGGCGATGGAAATTGTTCGGCAACGAGACCCAGGAGAAGGATTTCATCGTGGCGGGGGGTCTGTTGTGGTGGAGGGATTATATGGTTATGGGGTGTTATAGTATTTTGGATAACGGGGAGGAATTGAGATTTTATCCTCGTGAATCGAAATTGGATAATAAATTCGCTAAGATTGTGAGCGTCCCGGCACCGATTTTGCTCATAAACATCCTCTCAGATCAATTGATCACTTTAGGTTCTAATGCTCAAGTTTGTATATGGCAGTTGCAGCTCAACGATAACG TTGGTGATGTGGTCGTTACGAAATCCCAAGTCGTGGATATTTCGGCGTTGGCGATCCATCCGGCTTGCATTGCCTCGGTGACCTTGACTTCTTTGAGAACCGAAACGGTCAGAGGTCATCACAACGTTTCCGAAAGTATTTTATTGAACGTTAGCGGTCGTCTCCTATTGGTACAAAGGGAATTTAGACACGGCGAAAAATATGGTTGTCTGTTACCAACCGTTTTAGCCAGTTGCGTGGAAAACGTTTGGGTACCGAGACGGAGGAGATTGGAAAAA GCCCATCTGACCGAAGCCATGTGGTTATTCTGTGGTTCGCACGGTATGCGTGTATGGTTACCTTTATATCCTCGAGATGGCGATAAAACCCACACGTTCATGTCGAAACGCATCATGTTGCCGTTCCATTTGAGAGTCTATCCGTTAG CCATTTTGTTCGAAGACGCCATTATACTGGGCGTCGAAAACGACACCGTCCTCTATACTTCAGATTCCAATTCTCCTTTTTCTCTACCTCTATGCGTGTTACAAAGAACT AGCCAAGTTTATTTACATCAAATTCTGAGGCAGTTGATCAGGAGGAATTTGGGTTATCACGCCTGGGAGATAGCCAGGAGTTGTATGAGTCTCCCGTACTTCCCCCACTCCTTGGAATTGTTGTTACACGAG GTATTGGAAGAGGAGGCGACGAGTAAGGAACCGATTCCGGACGCTCAATTACCAAGCGTTCTGGAATTCATAATGGAATATCCGGTTTATTTGCAAACCGTCGTGCAGTGCGCCAGGAAAACGGAAATCGCCTTATGGCCTTATCTGTTTTCCGTTGCGGGAAAACCGAAGGATTTATTTCAGGAGTGTTTACTCAAAGGACAACTCGATACGGCGGCTTCTTATCTGATTATATTGCAG AATCTAGAAACGTCGTCCGTAAGCCGACAATACGCTACTTTATTATTAAACACGGCCTTAGAcaaatcaaaatggaaattagCCAAAGATTTGGTCCGATTTTTACGAGCTATAG ATCCCAACGACGTCGAATACGATTCCCCTCGTACGTCATTTATATTACCGACTAAATTGGGTATGCCTCCGTCGACGCCTTCGGTTAGTCCCAACGCCGAGGATCTCTCTTTAATATTGGGTAACGTCCAAGGGCCTCGGGTTCGCAGTTACAGTACGACGATCTCGCCGAAGCTCGTCGAAAGATCGAACAGCTCGTCGGGACACGTAAACCCGCCCTTAGAATCCGATAGAAAAAAATCCGTACCGAATTCGACGGGGAATACGAAAAATGATAA GTGCGCGAAAAGTAGCGCTTCCGAGGAATTCTTCATCGACGTGATTTTGCAAAAACACGCTCGCCGATTGTTGTCCCAATGTCGATTGACGGATCTGGGTTATTTCGCCGCCTACCTCGATTTCCATCTGGTGAATTGGTTGGGCAAAGAGAGGGAGAGGGCGGCCAGGGTGGAGGATTTCgtgaaaactttgaaattgtTGCACGAAGATTTCCGTTGGCCTTATCCGACCGCCAATTTGCCCATTACCAAGAAGAGCGTCTCGAGTCCGATCGCCGACGTCGAAGAACAATTGAGATGTTTGAAAATGGACGCGGCGTTTTGTAGCCGAATCGGCGACAGCGGTTACACGTCGTTTCAGGGTATCCCCTACGCGGGGGTCGTTAGCCCTGTGAATACGTTGGATCGGCTCAGTCGAATGGAGGAAACCGATATCGAGGAACGGATTATCGCCGACGCGGATAAAATCGAAGATGtcgaacagaaaaaaatttgcgACGACGGTTTCAAATCGACGACGTTGAATTCGGCGGTCGAAGAATCCGTCATGAGTACCGCCAGTTCGGTATGGGGGGAGGAGAGGGATTTCGTACTGCCTGGTATCGATAACTGGGAAGTTCCGTCCGCTAAATTATTGGAACAACTTTCTAATAACGATAAAAAAGGTTCTCAAAGGTCGGAAGTACAATTAAG ATATTTGCTCCAATTATTCATAGAGGCCAATTGTTTAGAATGGTCCCTCGTATTTTCCATACTCCTCAGGGACGCCATGGCGGTATTACGAATCGTAAACGCCGCCAAATCTCACGACCAATCCGTCGAAACCGTCTCCAGACTTCGACAAGGTCTTTTAATCATCAATTATTGGACCAATACCGAATG CTTGGGTTATTCGACATTCATGTCGGCGATATTCAACCAGACGTcgattttaacgaaaatattggAAACCAAAGTCCAACAACAGATCAAACAACAACAGACGACGCCGAAACCGACGCGATCTCGAAAATCCAGTTCGAATTTCGACGGAAATAACCTTCAGACGTCGATCAAGGATAAGGGACATCCTGTACAGAACGACGATTCGATCGAACGTCGCGCGATTGACGACGTAATCGAAAATAACGAAACTGCGGATAAAGATAACGCCGCGCCTAATAATACGGGGTGTATCGTCTCGTAG